A genomic region of Mitsuaria sp. 7 contains the following coding sequences:
- a CDS encoding ABC transporter substrate-binding protein, which produces MQRRQLIARAALAACALLATAGAAHAQAPDWKKIRIGVEGAYPPFSEVGADGKLKGFEIDLALALCAELKAECTLVQQDFDGLIPALQARKVDAIIASVSITDERKKVIAFSNPYYNTPARFTAKSDAKFDFSPAGLKGKKIGVQRATIHEKFAADTFKQSEIVRYATQDQAFLDLKSGRVDLTLADLVAADMGFLKTPAGKGYAFVGPSYDDVKYFGTGSGVGLRKADEKTLGKKFNDAIAAVKANGTFKKLNDKYFEYDISGKTAK; this is translated from the coding sequence ATGCAACGACGACAACTGATCGCCCGCGCCGCCCTGGCGGCCTGCGCCCTGCTGGCCACCGCCGGCGCCGCGCACGCCCAGGCCCCTGACTGGAAGAAGATCCGCATCGGCGTCGAAGGGGCTTATCCCCCGTTCTCCGAAGTCGGCGCGGACGGCAAGCTCAAGGGCTTCGAGATCGACCTGGCCCTGGCGCTGTGCGCCGAGCTCAAGGCCGAGTGCACGCTGGTGCAGCAGGACTTCGACGGCCTGATCCCCGCGCTGCAGGCGCGCAAGGTGGACGCGATCATCGCGTCGGTGTCCATCACCGACGAGCGCAAGAAGGTCATCGCCTTCTCCAACCCGTACTACAACACCCCGGCCCGCTTCACCGCCAAGTCCGATGCGAAGTTCGACTTCTCGCCCGCCGGCCTGAAGGGCAAGAAGATCGGCGTGCAGCGCGCGACCATCCATGAGAAGTTCGCCGCCGACACCTTCAAGCAGAGCGAGATCGTCCGCTACGCGACGCAGGACCAGGCCTTCCTGGACCTGAAGTCGGGCCGCGTGGACCTGACGCTGGCCGACCTGGTGGCCGCCGACATGGGCTTCCTGAAGACGCCGGCCGGCAAGGGCTACGCGTTCGTGGGCCCGAGCTACGATGACGTGAAGTACTTCGGCACCGGGAGCGGCGTGGGCCTGCGCAAGGCGGACGAGAAGACGCTGGGCAAGAAGTTCAACGACGCCATCGCGGCCGTGAAGGCCAACGGCACCTTCAAGAAGCTCAACGACAAGTACTTCGAGTACGACATCTCGGGCAAGACGGCCAAGTGA
- a CDS encoding M14 family metallopeptidase: MQLRQHPLPSPTPGTQRELVSLHYGQPGQGQKVYIQASLHADELPGMLTAWHLRRHFDALEAAGHLRGEVILVPMANPIGLSQWWLQSHLGRFEGLSGENFNRHYPEHIEAAARHAEPRLGADPARNVAVLRAALKTEVQASPADTELKALRKTLMLMACDADVVLDLHCDAQAVMHLYTETPCWPQCEPLAAYLGAGVTLLATDSGDNPFDEACSQVWWKWAKHFGDRFPIPQACLSVTVELRGQQDVHHDLAAKDAQAIVDFLIHRGVIASDAPDGATPPVPAPVGDARPLAGSIPVPSPVGGVLTFLREVGETVSEGDVIAQVIDPISGSVTDLKSPTDGLLFARDTLRLVTAGARVAKVAGREATRTGKLLGAR; encoded by the coding sequence ATGCAACTCCGACAACACCCGCTCCCGAGCCCGACTCCGGGCACGCAGCGCGAGCTCGTCTCGCTGCACTACGGCCAGCCCGGCCAGGGCCAGAAGGTCTACATCCAGGCCTCGCTGCATGCCGACGAGCTGCCGGGCATGCTCACCGCCTGGCACCTGCGCCGCCACTTCGACGCGCTGGAGGCGGCGGGCCACCTGCGCGGCGAAGTGATCCTCGTGCCGATGGCCAATCCGATCGGCCTGTCGCAATGGTGGCTGCAGTCTCACCTCGGCCGCTTCGAGGGCCTGTCGGGCGAGAACTTCAACCGCCACTACCCCGAGCACATCGAGGCCGCGGCGCGACACGCGGAGCCGCGCCTGGGCGCCGATCCGGCGCGCAACGTCGCGGTGCTGCGCGCCGCGCTGAAGACCGAGGTGCAGGCTTCGCCGGCCGACACCGAGCTCAAGGCGCTGCGCAAGACGCTGATGCTGATGGCCTGCGACGCGGACGTGGTGCTGGACCTGCACTGCGACGCGCAGGCGGTGATGCACCTCTACACCGAGACGCCCTGCTGGCCGCAATGCGAGCCGCTGGCCGCCTACCTCGGCGCGGGCGTGACGCTGCTGGCGACGGACTCCGGCGACAACCCCTTCGACGAGGCCTGCTCGCAGGTCTGGTGGAAGTGGGCGAAGCACTTCGGCGACCGCTTCCCGATCCCGCAGGCCTGCCTGTCGGTGACGGTCGAGCTGCGCGGCCAGCAGGACGTGCACCACGACCTGGCGGCCAAGGACGCGCAGGCGATCGTGGACTTCCTGATCCATCGCGGCGTGATCGCCTCCGATGCCCCGGACGGCGCGACGCCGCCGGTGCCGGCGCCGGTCGGCGATGCGCGTCCGCTGGCGGGCTCGATCCCGGTCCCCTCGCCGGTCGGCGGCGTGCTGACCTTCCTGCGCGAGGTCGGCGAGACGGTGAGCGAAGGCGACGTCATCGCCCAGGTCATCGATCCGATCAGCGGATCGGTGACCGACCTGAAGAGCCCCACCGACGGGCTGCTGTTTGCACGCGACACGCTGCGCCTGGTCACGGCCGGGGCGCGGGTCGCGAAAGTCGCGGGGCGCGAAGCGACCCGCACCGGAAAACTCCTGGGAGCCCGTTGA
- a CDS encoding ABC transporter permease has product MNLDAIVENLPRYLEGAVITFELLIVSLLIGLALAIPLAVLRTLPVKWLSRTVWAYTYVFRGTPMLVQLFLIYYGLGQFEWMQQSALWPLFSSAWFCACLTFVLNTGAYTTEIIAGSIRSLPHGEVEAAKALGMSRRVMLRRIVLPHALRRALPAYSNEVIFMLHGTALASVVTIMDITGIARDVNATYYIPFEAFITAAIFYFTMTLVLVGLFHQAEKRWLKPLMPR; this is encoded by the coding sequence ATGAACCTGGACGCCATCGTCGAGAACCTCCCGCGCTACCTCGAAGGCGCGGTCATCACCTTCGAGCTGCTGATCGTGTCGCTGCTGATCGGCCTGGCCCTGGCCATCCCGCTCGCCGTGCTGCGCACGCTGCCGGTCAAGTGGCTGTCGCGCACGGTCTGGGCCTACACCTACGTCTTCCGCGGCACGCCGATGCTGGTGCAGCTCTTCCTCATCTATTACGGGCTGGGCCAGTTCGAATGGATGCAGCAGAGCGCGCTGTGGCCGCTGTTCAGCTCGGCGTGGTTCTGCGCCTGCCTGACCTTCGTGCTGAACACCGGCGCCTACACGACGGAGATCATCGCCGGGTCCATCCGCTCGCTGCCGCACGGCGAGGTCGAGGCCGCGAAGGCCCTGGGCATGAGCCGCCGGGTCATGCTGCGCCGCATCGTGCTGCCGCATGCGCTGCGCCGCGCGCTGCCGGCCTACAGCAACGAGGTCATCTTCATGCTGCACGGCACGGCGCTGGCCAGCGTCGTGACCATCATGGACATCACCGGCATCGCCCGCGACGTCAACGCCACCTACTACATCCCCTTCGAGGCCTTCATCACCGCCGCGATCTTCTACTTCACGATGACGCTGGTGCTGGTCGGCCTCTTCCACCAGGCCGAGAAGCGCTGGCTCAAGCCCCTGATGCCGCGCTGA
- a CDS encoding alpha/beta fold hydrolase, with protein MTERPTLGARLMKLLGFAVLATALLAMAFRAPERPLEGLVARWAPPPSDFLELKLPGGQIQLVHFRDEGPKTDTTPIVLLHGTAASLHTWEGWAKSLSATRRVITLDLPGFGLTGPSVIGDYSDDAYDSFLLSFFRQLQIDRMVLVGNSMGGGLAWQYAARHAEQVAALVLVDAGGLDVRSEAVPAGFRIPDSRVLHWLAGVFLPRPLVDRSLREVYGDPSKVSAALVDRYFELTLREGNREALTQRLAQRAPGQHADLLPRIQAPTLILWGGKDRLIPPAAADRFHQAIAHSTVQVFPELGHVPQEEDPASTVQAVHTFLHSP; from the coding sequence ATGACCGAGCGTCCCACCCTCGGCGCCCGGCTGATGAAGCTGCTGGGGTTCGCCGTGCTGGCGACGGCGCTGCTCGCGATGGCTTTCCGCGCGCCGGAAAGGCCGCTGGAAGGTCTGGTCGCCCGCTGGGCACCACCGCCCTCGGACTTCCTCGAACTGAAGCTGCCCGGCGGGCAGATCCAGCTGGTCCACTTCCGCGACGAGGGTCCGAAGACCGACACCACGCCCATCGTGCTGCTGCACGGCACCGCCGCGAGCCTGCACACCTGGGAGGGTTGGGCGAAGTCGCTCAGCGCGACGCGCCGCGTGATCACGCTCGACCTGCCGGGCTTCGGCCTCACCGGCCCCTCCGTCATAGGCGATTACAGCGACGACGCCTATGACTCGTTCCTGTTGTCGTTCTTCCGACAGTTGCAGATTGACCGCATGGTCCTAGTCGGCAATTCGATGGGCGGCGGACTGGCCTGGCAGTACGCGGCACGGCATGCCGAACAGGTCGCCGCGCTGGTGCTGGTCGACGCCGGCGGGCTCGACGTCCGCAGCGAGGCGGTGCCCGCCGGCTTCCGCATTCCCGACTCGCGGGTGCTGCACTGGCTGGCCGGCGTGTTCCTGCCGCGGCCGCTGGTGGACCGCAGCCTGCGCGAGGTCTACGGCGATCCGTCCAAGGTGTCCGCGGCCCTGGTGGACCGCTACTTCGAACTGACCCTGCGCGAAGGCAACCGCGAGGCATTGACGCAACGCCTGGCACAGCGCGCACCGGGACAACACGCCGATCTGCTGCCGCGCATCCAGGCCCCGACCCTCATCCTGTGGGGCGGCAAGGACCGCCTCATCCCCCCCGCCGCGGCCGATCGCTTCCACCAGGCCATCGCGCACAGCACCGTGCAGGTGTTCCCCGAATTAGGGCATGTCCCCCAGGAGGAGGACCCCGCGTCCACCGTCCAGGCGGTTCACACGTTTTTGCACTCTCCTTAA
- a CDS encoding sulfurtransferase: MNTAVPTDSDSKTVLNISCYQFVAIDAPDALRDTLHERAQALGLKGTVLIAEEGINLFLAGPADAVRTWVDALRGDARFAALAPKESWSDEVPFRKLLVKVKPEIIRMNHPTIRPDQAPRAPALPAGTLKRWLDQGHDDEGRPVVTLDTRNGFEVDVGAFDGAIDWRITKFSEFPDAFQAHRAELDGKTVVSYCTGGIRCEKAALYLDQEAVRHGLDAKVYQLEGGILKYFEEVGNAHYHGDCFVFDERRAVDPELAPSPDSVVE, from the coding sequence ATGAACACTGCTGTCCCGACCGATTCCGACTCCAAGACTGTCCTCAACATCTCCTGCTACCAGTTCGTCGCGATCGACGCGCCGGACGCCTTGCGGGACACGTTGCACGAGCGTGCGCAGGCGCTGGGCCTGAAGGGCACGGTGCTGATCGCGGAGGAAGGCATCAACCTGTTCCTCGCCGGCCCGGCGGACGCGGTGAGGACCTGGGTGGATGCCTTGCGCGGGGACGCTCGCTTCGCTGCGCTGGCGCCCAAGGAAAGCTGGAGCGACGAGGTCCCCTTCCGCAAGCTGCTGGTGAAGGTGAAGCCGGAGATCATCCGGATGAACCACCCGACGATCCGCCCGGACCAAGCGCCGCGCGCGCCCGCGCTGCCGGCCGGGACCTTGAAGCGCTGGCTCGATCAGGGCCATGACGACGAGGGCCGACCGGTCGTCACGCTCGACACGCGCAACGGCTTCGAGGTCGACGTCGGCGCCTTCGACGGTGCGATCGACTGGCGCATCACGAAGTTCAGCGAGTTCCCCGACGCCTTCCAGGCGCATCGGGCTGAGCTGGACGGCAAGACCGTCGTCAGCTACTGCACCGGCGGCATCCGCTGCGAGAAGGCCGCGCTCTACCTCGACCAGGAAGCCGTCCGCCACGGCCTGGACGCCAAGGTCTATCAGCTCGAAGGCGGCATCCTCAAGTACTTCGAGGAAGTCGGCAACGCGCACTACCACGGCGACTGCTTCGTCTTCGACGAGCGCCGCGCGGTCGACCCCGAACTGGCGCCCTCGCCCGACTCCGTCGTCGAATGA
- a CDS encoding DNA-binding transcriptional regulator, with the protein MRKRKSETIERLLRLSRELHGCGTFNDEDLSAMERVGMDPPHPLKTEDFRAIREQSTYSVYTLARILNTSARQFRRWEQGLGKGPQGPELRLLRMVRDRGLEAVFP; encoded by the coding sequence ATGCGTAAACGGAAGTCCGAAACGATTGAACGACTGCTGCGCTTGAGTCGTGAGCTTCATGGCTGCGGGACATTCAACGATGAAGATCTGAGTGCCATGGAACGCGTGGGCATGGACCCGCCTCATCCCCTCAAGACGGAGGATTTCCGCGCCATTCGCGAGCAGTCCACGTACAGCGTGTACACGCTGGCGCGCATTCTGAATACGTCGGCGCGCCAGTTCCGACGGTGGGAGCAGGGGCTGGGCAAGGGGCCGCAAGGCCCTGAGTTGCGACTGCTCCGGATGGTGCGCGACCGCGGGCTCGAAGCCGTCTTCCCATGA
- a CDS encoding ABC transporter permease, producing the protein MFLHGYLPSLLEGAVLTLGVALSSMALAMALGLIGAMAKLSKFRVAKGIATLYTTLIRGVPDLVLMLLIFFGGQVAVNAIAAALGHDEYIDINPFIAGVVTIAFIFGAYLTEAFRGAFLAVPPGQREAGLAFGMSPAQVAWRITLPQMFRHALPGLSNNWLVLIKSTAIVSVIGLHDLMMRGSQAAAGTREPFVFYLAVALIYLLFTSVSELVFDQLQKRLSIGVRRHSL; encoded by the coding sequence ATGTTCCTGCACGGTTATCTGCCCAGCCTGCTCGAGGGCGCTGTCCTGACCCTGGGCGTGGCCCTCAGCTCGATGGCGCTGGCCATGGCGCTGGGGCTGATCGGCGCGATGGCCAAGCTGTCGAAGTTCCGCGTCGCCAAGGGCATCGCCACGCTCTACACCACGCTGATCCGCGGCGTGCCCGACCTTGTGCTGATGCTGCTGATCTTCTTCGGCGGCCAGGTCGCCGTGAACGCGATCGCGGCGGCGCTGGGGCACGACGAGTACATCGACATCAACCCCTTCATCGCCGGCGTGGTGACCATCGCGTTCATCTTCGGCGCCTACCTGACCGAAGCCTTCCGCGGCGCCTTCCTCGCCGTGCCGCCGGGGCAGCGCGAGGCCGGACTCGCCTTCGGCATGAGCCCCGCGCAGGTCGCCTGGCGCATCACCCTCCCGCAGATGTTCCGGCATGCGCTGCCGGGGCTGTCCAACAACTGGCTGGTGCTGATCAAGAGCACCGCCATCGTGTCGGTCATCGGGCTGCACGACCTGATGATGCGCGGCTCGCAGGCCGCCGCAGGCACGCGCGAGCCCTTCGTGTTCTACCTGGCCGTGGCGCTGATCTACCTGCTCTTCACGTCCGTGTCCGAACTGGTCTTCGACCAGCTGCAGAAGCGCCTGTCCATCGGCGTGCGTCGCCACTCGCTGTAA
- a CDS encoding ABC transporter ATP-binding protein: MSAASLVVDNLHKRYGDREVLKGVSLAAKPGDVITLIGSSGSGKSTFLRCINLLEQPFEGTLKLGTEELKLVRDRDGSLKSADAAQLQRWRARLAMVFQNFNLWGHRTVLENVIEAPIHVLKQPRAQAIEKAEALLARVGVSHRKDVYPAQLSGGEAQRVAIARALAVDPEVMLFDEPTSALDPELVGEVLKVMRDLAAEGRTMIVVTHEMGFAREVSSHTMFLHQGRVEEQGDPREVLAKPQSERLKAFLSGGLK; this comes from the coding sequence ATGTCCGCGGCCAGTCTTGTTGTCGACAACCTCCACAAACGCTACGGCGACCGCGAAGTGCTCAAGGGCGTGTCCCTGGCCGCGAAGCCGGGCGACGTGATCACGCTGATCGGGTCCAGCGGCTCGGGCAAGAGCACCTTCCTGCGCTGCATCAACCTGCTGGAGCAGCCTTTCGAAGGCACGCTGAAGCTGGGCACGGAGGAACTCAAGCTCGTCCGCGACCGCGACGGCAGCCTCAAGTCCGCCGACGCGGCGCAGCTGCAGCGCTGGCGCGCACGGCTGGCGATGGTGTTCCAGAACTTCAACCTGTGGGGCCACCGCACGGTGCTGGAGAACGTCATCGAGGCGCCCATCCACGTGCTGAAGCAGCCACGCGCGCAGGCCATCGAGAAGGCCGAGGCGCTGCTGGCCCGCGTGGGCGTGTCTCACCGCAAGGACGTCTATCCGGCGCAGCTCTCGGGCGGCGAGGCGCAACGCGTGGCGATCGCGCGCGCGCTGGCGGTGGATCCCGAGGTGATGCTCTTCGACGAGCCGACATCGGCGCTGGATCCGGAACTGGTCGGCGAAGTGCTGAAGGTGATGCGCGACCTGGCGGCGGAAGGTCGCACGATGATCGTCGTGACCCACGAGATGGGCTTCGCGCGCGAGGTGTCGTCGCACACGATGTTCCTGCATCAGGGGCGAGTCGAAGAACAAGGCGATCCGCGCGAAGTGCTGGCGAAGCCGCAGAGCGAGCGGCTCAAGGCGTTTCTGAGCGGCGGGCTGAAGTAG
- a CDS encoding type II toxin-antitoxin system RelE/ParE family toxin, with the protein MAEMERGLIDANLGSGLFKKRIGRSGAGKRAGYRVIVASRPGGPWFFIEGYAKNKRETVDAETMDACRELASALTRKSARELSDSVERNNLKELKCDA; encoded by the coding sequence GTGGCTGAAATGGAACGCGGCCTCATCGATGCAAATCTCGGTAGTGGACTCTTCAAGAAGCGGATCGGACGATCCGGTGCCGGAAAGCGCGCCGGCTATCGCGTGATCGTCGCAAGCCGACCTGGAGGACCTTGGTTCTTCATCGAGGGCTACGCCAAGAACAAACGGGAGACGGTCGACGCGGAGACCATGGACGCGTGCCGTGAACTGGCGTCAGCCTTGACTCGAAAGTCCGCCCGTGAGCTGTCCGATTCGGTCGAGAGGAACAATCTGAAGGAGTTGAAGTGTGATGCGTAA